A genomic stretch from Halobellus sp. LT62 includes:
- a CDS encoding tRNA pseudouridine(54/55) synthase Pus10, whose amino-acid sequence MSILADARALAAQEPVCDACLGRAFADRSFGLTNAERGKSLRIAAALDDDEPYEPVDTVDCWVCEGRCAEFDQWAERCAAAVEGVEFDTYQVGTRTPPLIEENEILLREGAGLPEGAGELFKSEFNREVGKRVGRLTDTDVDFGRPDVQFTLDLEADSVDVAVHSAFVYGRYRKLERDIPQTEWPCNACQGSGYVGKQPCEKCDGTGYLYQDSVEGLTAPIVRDVMDGTDTKFHGAGREDVDARMLGTGRPFVIEVMEPRRRRIDVERLEGDINAFAEGRVEVEGLRLADYEMVERVKKLDASKRYRAEVEFGSPIAADALAEALDELEGATIEQYTPHRVDHRRASLTRTREVYETGGELDDDTHATVEVHGAGGLYIKELISGDEGRTNPSLAGILDVDAEVTALDVVGVYGEDEPFEDETFFLDGDSSAASDADGAVAEGDEVDAVDDPDDANDEE is encoded by the coding sequence ATGAGCATTCTCGCCGACGCCCGCGCGCTCGCCGCGCAGGAACCCGTCTGTGACGCCTGTCTCGGCCGGGCCTTCGCGGATCGGAGCTTCGGGTTGACGAACGCCGAGCGGGGCAAGAGCCTCCGGATTGCGGCCGCGCTCGACGACGACGAGCCGTACGAGCCGGTCGACACGGTCGACTGCTGGGTGTGCGAAGGCCGCTGCGCGGAGTTCGACCAGTGGGCCGAGCGCTGCGCCGCGGCGGTCGAGGGCGTCGAGTTCGACACCTACCAAGTCGGGACGCGCACGCCGCCGCTGATCGAGGAGAACGAGATCCTGCTCCGGGAGGGCGCGGGCCTCCCCGAGGGCGCGGGCGAACTGTTCAAATCCGAGTTCAACCGCGAGGTCGGCAAGCGAGTCGGGCGACTCACCGACACCGACGTCGACTTCGGTCGTCCGGACGTCCAGTTCACGCTCGATCTGGAGGCCGACTCCGTCGACGTCGCCGTCCACTCGGCGTTCGTCTACGGCCGCTACCGGAAACTCGAACGCGACATCCCACAGACCGAGTGGCCCTGCAACGCCTGTCAGGGCTCGGGGTACGTCGGCAAACAACCCTGCGAGAAGTGCGACGGGACGGGCTATCTGTACCAGGACAGCGTCGAGGGACTCACCGCGCCGATCGTCCGCGACGTGATGGACGGGACGGACACGAAGTTCCACGGTGCGGGCCGCGAAGACGTCGACGCGCGGATGCTCGGCACCGGCCGCCCGTTCGTCATCGAGGTGATGGAACCCCGTCGCCGCCGAATCGATGTCGAGCGGTTGGAGGGCGATATCAACGCATTCGCGGAGGGCCGCGTCGAGGTCGAAGGGCTCAGACTCGCCGACTACGAGATGGTCGAACGAGTGAAGAAGCTCGACGCCTCGAAGCGCTATCGGGCCGAAGTCGAGTTCGGTTCTCCCATCGCTGCGGACGCGCTCGCCGAGGCCCTCGACGAACTCGAAGGCGCGACGATCGAGCAGTACACGCCGCACCGCGTCGATCACCGACGGGCGAGTCTCACTCGCACGCGAGAGGTGTACGAGACGGGCGGCGAACTCGACGACGACACGCACGCGACTGTCGAGGTTCACGGGGCGGGCGGCCTGTACATCAAGGAACTGATCTCCGGCGACGAGGGGCGCACGAACCCCAGCCTCGCGGGGATCCTCGATGTCGACGCCGAGGTGACGGCGCTCGACGTCGTCGGCGTCTACGGCGAGGACGAACCCTTCGAGGACGAGACGTTCTTCCTCGACGGCGACAGCTCGGCGGCGAGTGACGCGGACGGTGCTGTTGCGGAGGGCGACGAGGTCGACGCCGTTGACGACCCGGACGACGCGAACGACGAGGAATGA
- the secF gene encoding protein translocase subunit SecF: MVEFTVPEVDYTRYTNRQLAAIPLAVLAVALLIIGGWYVMTGSPVNQGIDFTGGTEVQVAIDGPQSEAEQQIRTAFSAEPESIRSVPAQNVYVVTFQSDPGSDAVQASELEQQAEDAGLDVRSISTVSANFGGDTQTLALGGLAVAFLGMSVLVFAMFRVFVPSIAVVISAFSDIMIPLALMNVLGIKLSLGTVAALLMLIGYSVDSDILLNNHILRRSGDFYESTYRAMRTGVTMTLTSIVAMIVMTITATLFGIQLLAAIGTVLVFGLATDLMNTYLLNLSLLRWYKFEGVNQ, from the coding sequence ATGGTCGAGTTTACGGTACCGGAGGTCGACTACACCCGGTACACGAACCGCCAGTTGGCGGCGATTCCGTTGGCCGTCTTGGCGGTGGCGCTCCTCATCATCGGAGGGTGGTACGTGATGACGGGTTCGCCGGTGAACCAAGGCATCGATTTCACCGGCGGAACGGAGGTACAGGTCGCGATCGACGGCCCGCAGTCGGAGGCCGAACAGCAGATCCGAACCGCCTTCTCCGCGGAGCCGGAGTCCATTCGATCCGTTCCCGCCCAGAACGTCTACGTCGTGACGTTCCAGTCCGATCCGGGCTCAGACGCGGTCCAAGCGTCCGAGTTAGAGCAGCAGGCCGAAGACGCGGGACTCGACGTACGGTCCATTTCGACTGTCTCAGCCAACTTCGGTGGGGACACCCAGACGCTCGCACTCGGCGGACTCGCGGTCGCATTCCTCGGGATGAGCGTGCTCGTCTTCGCGATGTTCCGCGTGTTCGTCCCGTCGATCGCCGTCGTCATCTCCGCGTTTTCGGACATTATGATCCCGTTGGCGCTGATGAACGTGCTCGGGATCAAACTCTCGCTCGGGACGGTCGCCGCGCTCTTGATGCTCATCGGGTACTCCGTCGACTCGGACATCCTCCTCAATAATCACATCCTCCGTCGCTCGGGTGACTTCTACGAATCGACATATCGGGCGATGCGGACCGGTGTGACGATGACGCTGACGTCGATCGTCGCGATGATCGTGATGACGATCACGGCGACGCTGTTCGGAATTCAGTTGCTCGCCGCGATCGGGACGGTGCTCGTCTTCGGACTGGCGACCGACCTGATGAACACGTACCTGCTTAACTTGAGTCTGCTTCGCTGGTACAAGTTCGAGGGGGTGAACCAGTAA
- a CDS encoding VOC family protein, translating into MNGIAIDHVNLSIPDDGVETAVEFYRDALGFDIDGMGLYESGEKPFFSVRLAPRAVIHLEPDADFDPASERTAYDHVAVRIDETIDGIESALSAAGVDIDRRLEPLGATGVAPAVYLTDPFDYRIELKAAASNQA; encoded by the coding sequence ATGAACGGAATCGCGATCGATCACGTGAACCTGAGTATCCCCGACGACGGCGTCGAAACCGCAGTGGAGTTCTACCGCGACGCACTCGGGTTCGATATCGACGGGATGGGCCTGTACGAATCGGGCGAGAAGCCGTTCTTCTCGGTTCGACTCGCGCCCAGAGCGGTGATACATCTCGAGCCCGACGCGGACTTCGATCCCGCGAGCGAGCGGACCGCGTACGACCACGTCGCCGTCCGAATCGACGAGACGATCGACGGGATCGAATCGGCACTGTCGGCCGCGGGCGTCGATATCGACCGACGGCTCGAACCCCTCGGAGCGACCGGCGTCGCGCCGGCGGTCTATCTCACCGATCCGTTCGACTACCGGATCGAGCTGAAAGCCGCAGCGTCGAATCAGGCGTGA
- the rnhB gene encoding ribonuclease HII, giving the protein MTPGDANVGSDEAGKGPVLGPMVAAAVRASSEAIPDSVDDSKRLAPETRESIAERLRRHEDVAIGVAVVSTDRIDDPETDMNSLTVDAHAEAIAAVARGDDAVVTDAGDVSESRFGRRVREGVASRSRSDSLPLDVHAKHGADETYPLVAAASVVAKVHRDAEIDALAEEYAEYGPLGSGYPSDPTTRDFLRRYVAETGELPACARASWSTSTDVLAAAEQSALSEF; this is encoded by the coding sequence ATGACACCCGGAGACGCGAACGTCGGCAGCGACGAGGCCGGAAAAGGCCCGGTGCTCGGCCCGATGGTCGCCGCCGCGGTGCGCGCGTCGTCGGAGGCGATTCCGGACAGCGTAGACGACTCCAAACGGCTCGCCCCCGAAACCCGCGAGTCGATCGCCGAGCGGCTGCGGAGACACGAGGACGTCGCCATCGGCGTCGCGGTCGTCTCGACCGATCGGATCGACGACCCCGAGACGGATATGAACTCGCTGACGGTCGACGCCCACGCCGAGGCTATCGCCGCCGTGGCTCGCGGGGACGACGCGGTCGTCACCGACGCGGGCGACGTCAGCGAGTCACGTTTCGGGCGTCGCGTTCGCGAGGGCGTCGCGTCGCGCTCGCGCTCGGACTCTCTCCCGCTCGACGTCCACGCCAAACACGGCGCTGACGAGACGTACCCGCTGGTCGCGGCCGCGTCGGTCGTCGCGAAGGTCCACCGCGACGCCGAGATCGACGCGCTCGCCGAGGAGTACGCCGAGTACGGGCCGCTCGGCAGCGGCTATCCGAGCGATCCGACGACACGGGATTTTCTCCGCCGGTACGTCGCCGAGACGGGGGAGTTGCCCGCCTGCGCTCGCGCGTCGTGGTCGACGTCGACAGACGTGCTCGCGGCGGCAGAACAGTCGGCGCTGTCGGAGTTTTGA
- the trmY gene encoding tRNA (pseudouridine(54)-N(1))-methyltransferase TrmY: MRQFLIVGHDAPTTPDFSLDDLAGAAGRLDVLCRCVNSAFFLSHSIREDVRVHLVLGDEFTVRFEGGELRRLNPDERSTAALVRQALEHREDAIGHMPAESTPGVSIRRMGFEETLEAVADDVHEDPTLLTLHEEGDPIVDVDPPEDPLFVLSDHHDFTDEERSLLAERGDKRVRVGPEVLHADHTITVAHNYLDTRGYTEY; the protein is encoded by the coding sequence ATGCGACAGTTCCTGATCGTCGGCCACGACGCCCCGACGACGCCCGACTTCTCGCTCGACGACCTCGCCGGCGCGGCGGGACGGCTCGACGTCCTCTGCCGCTGCGTCAACAGCGCGTTCTTCCTCTCGCACTCGATCCGCGAGGACGTGCGCGTCCACCTCGTCCTCGGCGACGAGTTTACCGTCCGCTTCGAGGGGGGCGAACTCCGCCGCCTCAACCCCGACGAGCGGAGCACGGCCGCGCTCGTCCGACAAGCCCTCGAACACCGCGAGGACGCGATCGGACATATGCCGGCCGAGAGCACCCCGGGCGTCTCGATCCGTCGGATGGGGTTCGAGGAGACGCTCGAGGCCGTCGCCGACGACGTCCACGAGGACCCGACGCTTCTCACGCTCCACGAGGAGGGGGACCCGATCGTCGACGTCGACCCGCCCGAGGACCCCCTGTTCGTGCTCTCGGACCACCACGACTTCACCGACGAGGAGCGCTCGCTCCTCGCAGAGCGCGGCGACAAACGGGTCCGCGTCGGTCCCGAAGTCCTCCACGCGGACCACACGATCACCGTCGCGCACAACTACCTCGACACCCGAGGCTACACCGAGTACTGA
- a CDS encoding DUF7511 domain-containing protein, translating into MPIDTDLPTDRPSDENGTAADALAGDTETDEHDREQVLVARVETYEGDADECTIYPVETEPEARQTTWISAEEGSFVSLDSMQ; encoded by the coding sequence ATGCCCATCGACACTGATCTCCCCACTGACCGCCCGTCCGACGAAAACGGCACCGCTGCCGACGCACTCGCTGGCGACACCGAGACTGACGAGCACGACCGCGAACAGGTCCTCGTCGCCCGCGTCGAGACGTACGAGGGCGATGCCGACGAGTGTACGATCTATCCCGTTGAGACGGAGCCGGAAGCGCGACAGACGACGTGGATCTCCGCCGAAGAGGGATCGTTCGTCTCCCTCGACTCGATGCAGTAG
- a CDS encoding ABC transporter permease encodes MSVDTTGFLALLRREVLRFLRRPRNTFLPPFITNVLYFSVFGVILGERINEIAGVPYILFILPGLVVLGAISNAFENTSFNIFHGRWNRYIEEVLTSPLSYETMVGAYVLAAAIRGAIVGTLIALIGAFFTDVGVVQPLYLVAFGVVITALFASLGVVAGLWADDFDDLTMLNQFILRPLVFFGGVFYSLNELPATVQQVSLLNPMIYMVNGVRYGFLGVSEVDPNASLAVLAGLTVVVLALDVALFRRGYGLAE; translated from the coding sequence ATGAGCGTCGATACGACCGGCTTCCTCGCGTTGCTGCGGAGAGAGGTACTCCGCTTCCTCCGTCGCCCGCGGAACACCTTCCTGCCGCCATTTATTACCAACGTCCTGTACTTCTCGGTCTTCGGGGTGATCCTCGGCGAGCGGATCAACGAGATCGCCGGCGTGCCGTACATCCTCTTTATTCTCCCGGGCCTCGTCGTCCTCGGCGCGATTTCGAACGCCTTCGAGAACACCTCGTTTAACATCTTCCACGGCCGCTGGAATCGATACATCGAGGAGGTGCTCACCTCGCCGCTGTCGTACGAGACGATGGTCGGCGCGTACGTCCTCGCCGCGGCGATCCGCGGCGCGATCGTCGGCACGCTCATCGCGCTCATCGGCGCGTTCTTCACGGACGTCGGCGTCGTCCAGCCGCTGTATCTGGTCGCCTTCGGCGTCGTCATCACGGCGCTGTTCGCGAGCCTCGGCGTCGTCGCCGGGCTCTGGGCCGACGACTTCGACGACCTGACGATGCTGAATCAGTTCATCCTCCGACCGCTGGTCTTCTTCGGCGGCGTCTTCTACTCGCTGAACGAGTTGCCCGCGACGGTCCAGCAGGTGTCGCTCCTGAATCCGATGATCTACATGGTCAACGGCGTCCGGTACGGGTTCCTCGGCGTCAGCGAGGTCGATCCGAACGCGTCGCTTGCGGTGCTCGCGGGGCTCACCGTCGTCGTGCTCGCGCTCGACGTCGCGCTCTTCCGGCGGGGCTACGGGCTCGCGGAATAG
- a CDS encoding preprotein translocase subunit SecD, giving the protein MIDVRDNWRVLLLVVFILISGFALFSPTLGADDGGEGGGNTAAEPGITNLQYGLELSGGTRVRAPLVGVTAEEVDFGGDEPRTVEQNVAEELDGAGPTDVIARISTQSGQSTAQPGSQGPTSTVEVTAEGVGTDDLEAALDAAGYDYESTREGVTETTRQEVVRILENKINEAGLSGGTVQQVTTAQGENYILVEVPNQDTSQVRDLVGERGTVVIEAYYPAENGSDYNRDVVLQQEDFQSIGTAQESDGGGAYVPVTVSESVAPDFQQSMRDSGLAQSGGTRCDYERNPNSTEPCLLLVVNGEVTNAFGMSPGLADSMRSGEWAQNPVFQLQTTNVSESQEVSINLRAGALPAQLDFSSESGGTTSYISPSQGADFRTNSLITGIIAVLAVSGTVFFRYRDIRVAAPMVVTALSEVVILLGFAAGIGYPLDLSVIAGFIAVIGTGVDDLIIIADEVMAEGQIDSRRVFQSRFRKAFWVIGAAAATTIIAMSPLAILSLGDLQGFAIFTILGVLVGVLVTRPAYGDILRALTTVDR; this is encoded by the coding sequence ATGATCGACGTCCGGGACAACTGGCGAGTCCTCCTTCTCGTCGTGTTCATCCTCATCTCCGGGTTCGCGCTGTTCTCACCGACGCTCGGGGCCGACGACGGCGGCGAGGGCGGCGGAAACACTGCCGCCGAGCCCGGAATCACCAACCTCCAGTACGGACTCGAACTATCCGGCGGCACCCGCGTCCGCGCGCCGCTCGTCGGCGTGACAGCCGAGGAAGTCGACTTCGGCGGCGACGAGCCGCGGACGGTCGAACAGAACGTCGCCGAGGAACTCGACGGGGCCGGCCCGACCGACGTGATCGCCCGAATCAGCACACAGAGCGGTCAGTCGACCGCACAGCCCGGTTCGCAGGGGCCGACGAGTACCGTCGAAGTGACCGCCGAGGGCGTCGGCACCGACGACCTCGAAGCGGCGCTCGATGCGGCCGGGTACGACTACGAGAGCACCCGAGAGGGCGTCACTGAGACGACGCGACAGGAGGTCGTCCGCATCCTCGAGAACAAGATCAACGAGGCCGGACTCTCCGGCGGGACGGTCCAGCAGGTGACGACCGCCCAAGGGGAGAACTACATCCTCGTCGAGGTCCCGAATCAGGACACCTCGCAGGTTCGCGATCTCGTCGGCGAGCGCGGGACGGTCGTGATCGAGGCGTACTACCCGGCTGAGAACGGCAGCGACTACAACCGCGACGTCGTCCTCCAGCAGGAGGACTTCCAAAGCATCGGTACCGCCCAAGAGAGCGACGGCGGCGGCGCGTACGTTCCCGTTACGGTCTCCGAGTCGGTCGCACCCGACTTCCAACAGTCGATGCGGGATTCCGGCCTCGCGCAGTCCGGCGGAACGCGCTGCGACTACGAGCGCAACCCGAACAGCACCGAGCCGTGTCTCCTTCTCGTCGTCAACGGCGAGGTGACGAACGCCTTCGGGATGAGCCCCGGACTGGCCGACAGTATGCGAAGCGGCGAATGGGCGCAGAACCCGGTCTTCCAACTCCAGACGACGAACGTCTCGGAATCGCAGGAAGTCTCGATCAATCTCCGCGCCGGTGCGCTCCCCGCACAGCTCGACTTCTCCAGTGAGAGCGGCGGAACGACCTCGTACATCTCGCCGAGTCAAGGGGCGGACTTCCGCACCAACTCACTCATCACCGGAATCATCGCCGTGCTCGCCGTCAGCGGAACCGTGTTCTTCCGCTACCGCGACATCCGCGTCGCCGCGCCGATGGTCGTGACCGCGCTCTCGGAGGTCGTGATCCTCCTCGGATTCGCCGCCGGGATCGGCTACCCGCTGGACCTCTCGGTCATCGCCGGGTTCATCGCGGTCATCGGTACCGGGGTCGACGACCTCATCATCATCGCCGACGAGGTGATGGCCGAGGGCCAGATCGATTCCAGACGCGTCTTCCAGTCGCGCTTCCGGAAGGCGTTCTGGGTGATCGGGGCCGCGGCGGCGACGACGATCATCGCGATGTCGCCGCTGGCGATCCTCTCGCTCGGCGACCTGCAGGGCTTCGCTATCTTCACCATCCTCGGCGTCCTCGTCGGGGTGCTCGTCACTCGCCCGGCGTACGGAGACATCCTGCGGGCGCTGACGACGGTGGACCGCTGA
- a CDS encoding metal-dependent hydrolase produces MFVGHEFLAFALVGWGASRLGADSPAALRLGAVAGLAALLPDLDVLYAVATYAVAVTAGTPLGWEAFWGVANGVHRVVTHPLPVGVAAALVFGVGAAVGSRRASSRAVSLPLATLLYALAAILYVSFLVYLLWTTAGTAAAVVASAFLAVVGAVGGVAGRQIRLPAVVLAVAAGVGFLTHPFGDVFLAAPPPLLSPFGPPVLTERVALAADPTLEIFGVLFVELAAVWLGVLVALDLGVAEAHRSSSATVRRGVLGQLRATIDRYAGVGVAYAVTAPILPRPTVVDAHVLGFTIVPLAAVVGLSAAVRHRSRITRWEQAEESEPTRQPRAHSALFGLVTGLATLTLAAVAYVSTYALTTAGVLPLALG; encoded by the coding sequence ATGTTCGTCGGCCACGAGTTCCTCGCGTTCGCGCTCGTCGGGTGGGGCGCCTCCCGACTCGGAGCCGACTCCCCCGCCGCCCTTCGGCTCGGTGCGGTCGCGGGACTCGCGGCGCTGCTCCCGGACCTCGACGTCCTCTACGCCGTCGCGACCTACGCTGTCGCCGTGACGGCCGGGACGCCGCTCGGCTGGGAGGCGTTCTGGGGCGTCGCGAACGGCGTCCACCGCGTCGTTACCCACCCGCTCCCCGTCGGCGTCGCGGCCGCGCTCGTTTTCGGGGTGGGGGCCGCGGTCGGTTCGAGACGCGCTTCATCCCGGGCCGTTTCCCTTCCTCTGGCGACACTCCTCTACGCGCTCGCCGCGATTCTCTACGTTTCATTTCTCGTCTATTTGCTTTGGACGACCGCGGGAACGGCCGCCGCAGTCGTCGCCAGTGCGTTTCTCGCGGTCGTCGGCGCGGTCGGCGGGGTGGCCGGCCGACAGATTCGACTTCCCGCGGTCGTACTGGCCGTCGCCGCCGGTGTCGGATTCCTCACGCATCCCTTCGGCGACGTTTTTCTGGCCGCGCCGCCGCCCCTTCTCTCGCCGTTCGGCCCGCCGGTTCTCACTGAACGAGTCGCCCTCGCCGCCGACCCGACGCTGGAAATCTTCGGCGTGCTGTTCGTCGAACTCGCGGCCGTCTGGCTCGGCGTCCTCGTCGCGTTGGATCTGGGAGTCGCGGAGGCGCACAGGTCTTCGTCCGCTACTGTCCGACGTGGCGTTCTCGGGCAGCTACGTGCAACGATCGACCGCTATGCGGGCGTCGGCGTCGCGTACGCGGTCACCGCGCCCATCCTCCCGCGGCCGACGGTGGTCGACGCTCACGTGCTCGGATTCACAATCGTCCCGTTGGCGGCGGTCGTCGGTCTGTCGGCCGCCGTTCGCCACCGGTCGCGGATCACGCGGTGGGAGCAGGCGGAGGAGTCGGAACCGACGCGACAGCCACGTGCGCACTCGGCGCTCTTCGGCCTCGTCACCGGTCTCGCGACGTTGACCCTCGCGGCAGTCGCGTACGTGTCGACGTACGCACTCACGACTGCTGGAGTGCTGCCTCTCGCGCTCGGGTGA
- a CDS encoding CHY zinc finger protein — MCEDRRDRTGEPGTPPASDDARTEPLRTTHAPALDDRFPVSLRGVAVDDETRCAHWHTAVDVVALRFGCCEVFSPCHACHAETADHDPELWPRDRFDEAAVLCGICETTLSARAYLDGDDACPNCGAAFNPGCRRHRSLYFEA; from the coding sequence ATGTGTGAGGACCGTCGGGATCGAACGGGCGAACCCGGAACGCCCCCCGCGTCCGACGACGCGCGCACCGAACCGCTTCGGACGACGCACGCGCCCGCCCTCGACGACCGGTTTCCGGTATCGCTCCGGGGCGTCGCGGTCGACGACGAGACCCGGTGCGCGCACTGGCACACCGCCGTCGACGTCGTCGCGCTTCGATTCGGCTGCTGTGAGGTGTTCTCGCCGTGTCATGCCTGCCACGCGGAAACCGCCGATCACGACCCGGAACTGTGGCCGCGCGATCGATTCGACGAGGCGGCGGTGCTGTGCGGCATCTGCGAGACGACGCTGTCAGCGCGAGCGTATCTCGACGGCGACGACGCGTGCCCGAACTGCGGAGCGGCGTTCAACCCCGGGTGTCGTCGCCATCGATCGCTGTATTTCGAGGCGTGA
- a CDS encoding ABC transporter ATP-binding protein — translation MEPAIEIRDLRKSYGDVQALDGVDLTVPRGSFFGLLGPNGAGKTTFINVLVGLVRKSGGEARVFGHDVEDDYREARDSIGLAPQEFNVDRFFPIHEVLEHKAGYHGISRERASERAEEVLKRVGIYDKRDTRFDWLSGGMKRRFMLARALITEPDLLILDEPTAGVDVQLRHELWETIVDLNQRGTTILLTTHYIEEAERLCDEVAILDSGRVLDVASPEELMDRGTDDVVVQLRNAPTAVPDFAARDDRIESVELDGTRLVVTATQGGLVAPEIVGLLDEDGHEIVDLEIQRTSLEEVFVEMTRADEEGRATSEVASQ, via the coding sequence ATGGAGCCTGCGATCGAGATCCGCGACTTGCGGAAGTCCTACGGCGACGTACAGGCGCTCGACGGCGTCGATCTCACGGTCCCCCGGGGGTCGTTCTTCGGCCTCCTCGGCCCGAACGGCGCGGGCAAGACCACGTTCATCAACGTCCTCGTCGGACTCGTCCGCAAGAGCGGCGGCGAGGCGCGAGTGTTCGGTCACGACGTCGAGGACGACTACCGCGAGGCGCGCGACAGCATCGGCCTCGCGCCGCAGGAGTTCAACGTCGACCGCTTCTTTCCGATCCACGAGGTGCTCGAACACAAGGCCGGCTACCACGGGATCTCCCGGGAGCGCGCCAGCGAGCGGGCCGAGGAGGTTCTGAAACGCGTCGGAATCTACGACAAGCGCGACACGCGCTTCGACTGGCTCTCCGGCGGGATGAAGCGCCGCTTTATGCTCGCGCGAGCGCTCATCACCGAGCCCGATCTGCTGATCCTCGACGAGCCGACCGCCGGCGTCGACGTGCAGCTGCGCCACGAGCTCTGGGAAACCATCGTCGACCTGAACCAGCGGGGGACGACGATCCTGCTCACGACGCACTACATCGAGGAGGCCGAGCGGCTCTGCGACGAGGTCGCGATCCTCGACTCCGGCCGCGTCCTCGACGTCGCCAGCCCCGAGGAACTGATGGACCGCGGCACCGACGACGTCGTCGTACAACTGCGGAACGCGCCGACCGCAGTGCCGGATTTCGCCGCGCGCGACGACCGGATCGAGTCGGTCGAACTGGACGGCACGCGCCTCGTCGTGACCGCCACGCAGGGCGGACTCGTCGCCCCCGAGATCGTGGGACTGCTCGACGAGGACGGCCACGAGATCGTCGACCTCGAAATCCAGCGCACGTCGCTCGAAGAGGTGTTCGTCGAGATGACGCGTGCGGATGAGGAGGGACGCGCGACCTCGGAGGTGGCGTCGCAATGA
- a CDS encoding DUF4112 domain-containing protein, whose translation MNRTNREPGDDGVVAVDSDVVDGLSPGATERLLRIRRLSRLLDSAVEIPGTTVRVGLDPVLGLLPGVGDATATAASAYVVAEAAALGAPRATLARMVLNVVVDALLGSIPLVGDAFDAVWRANDRNVRLLERRLRDPGDDGVRRDRRVVIALGFVVFAGTLAISLLVLATLWWLLGVAGGVL comes from the coding sequence GTGAACCGGACGAACCGCGAACCCGGAGACGATGGCGTCGTCGCTGTCGACTCCGACGTCGTCGATGGTCTCTCTCCCGGCGCGACGGAGCGACTACTCCGCATCCGTCGACTGAGCCGCCTGCTCGACAGCGCGGTCGAGATCCCCGGAACGACCGTGCGCGTCGGGCTCGACCCGGTCTTGGGGCTCCTCCCCGGCGTCGGCGACGCGACCGCCACCGCGGCATCGGCGTACGTTGTTGCCGAGGCCGCGGCGCTCGGCGCACCGCGGGCGACGCTCGCACGGATGGTTCTGAACGTCGTTGTCGATGCCCTGCTCGGGTCGATCCCGCTCGTCGGCGACGCCTTCGACGCGGTCTGGCGCGCGAACGACCGGAACGTCCGACTCCTCGAACGCCGACTGCGCGATCCCGGTGACGACGGCGTGCGCCGGGACCGACGCGTCGTGATCGCGTTGGGGTTCGTCGTCTTCGCCGGTACGCTGGCCATCAGTCTGCTCGTGCTCGCGACCCTGTGGTGGCTCCTCGGCGTCGCTGGCGGCGTCCTCTGA